The window AAGTGAACAAAAGGCTAGGCGATTAGCTTCAGAAAAGGataagaaatcaaagaaaaaacaggTGCTACATTGATTGAATTATTaacttcctctttttttcccttcattctctttcttcctaCATCATCTCATCTtgttatcaaataatttactCACCATGTTAGGTCATTTCTTTCAACAGGCTAAACAAAAACGTAACAACCGCAAAAGTAAGGATAAAGGGAGAGAAGAGAAGGCAAATTTGACTGCGCTGATCAGGGAACAAGTAAATCCTAGCAATGGGAAGGAGGAAGACACCATTGTGGATGAGGTGCAGGCCGTGGTTGAGAAGTCTGACTTGCCCGAGGGTGTGTCTGATGTCTCTGATTCTGTTGAAGGCGCTAGCGAATTACTTCAGCCTGATTCAGAGGACAGAGATGCCAGTCCTGTCAATTGGGACACTGACACATCAGAAGTTCATCCCTTAATGGAGGCGTGTAGCAGTGGCATTAGCAGTCTTTCTTCCGCCCAAACACCTTTATCTGACAAGAAGAGCTTGTCTGTTATGGATGATAGCTCTTCTACGTGTTCTACTGATTCTGTTCCATCAGTAGTAATGAACGGCCCTTATAAGGAGAATTCTTTTCACAACTATAAGAAGCAAAAATCACCTAGCGGGTAAGTGATCAAACTATATTTCTTTGAAAGTGCATCTGGGATATAAAGTGATTTGCATCTCTGATTTTGTAGTGGAAAGAATCAGCAGAAAGATGCAGCTTATGATCGGAACAGTTGTGCCAACGAGATGGATAATCAGTCATCAGAGCTTCCAGCTGACATAGAGGACCAAAGTGATGTTTGTGGTAGTAATAAGTCTAAAGAGTCTGATCCTGTGGCCATTAATCATTTCCTTCGGggtaaaataaaaagggtTGAACAGCAGGGAGTTAAGAAGGTGCTCATCTAATCAGTTTCATATGCATAAATGTTTTGAATAAAACGAAAGagtttcaaagtaaaaagaaaaagggaaaaaaatctGAAAAGAAGAGCGTCAGTAGATGTTGCCAACTTCTGGTtgcattcatttatttattatcgaCATAGTTTGCTATTTTaccttttcattttgatcCGTCAGAAATCTCATTAGCCTTCCACTTTTTCTTTAGACTAACATCTTAATACTAGTATGTTTCATTGGCTTCAAGTATGGACTATATCAGTCTTAGAGTTTTAAAACAGACTCTGTATATGtataaatcatatttcatGTATGTTActtgaatatttataaaatcatttatgTCAAAATTAGGTGtccattttaacttttagtttgTTCATTGTGATAGGAAGAAAAGGTCGTTTCATTGCCAAAAGAGCGAAGTTCTAAAAACCAGGTTGATATGGAAAGGATACTTAGAGATGCATCAACAGCTGTGCCATCCTCCCTTCAGAATCACCAGGATCATATGCCACCAACTGTTGAACAGAAGTCAAGCAATCAGAGTGTTGCTGCTGTTGATTCCATTCCAATTAAAGTATCATCGTCAACTAGTGGACATCAGATGGAGAAGACTGTGCCTGTAGTTACCTCATCCCATGTTGTTAGTGCAGTAAAAGCAGAGGCTCAGAAGTCTACAATTCCAAAACCAACTGAAAAGGCTTCGGCACAGCAAGCTCCTATGATGTCAAGGCCTTCTAGTGCGCCTCTAATTCCTGGTCCAAGAGCTACAGCACCTGTTGTTAATGTAGTCCATACATCCCCATTGCTTGCCCGTTCAGTGAGTGCAGCTGGTCGGTTGGGTCCAGACCCTGCTCCAGCCACACATAGTTATGCTCCCCAGTCCTATAGAAACGCCATAATGGGCAACCATGTGGCTCCGAGCACTGCTGGATATGTTCACCTGAGCACCTCAACTTCAGGCGCCAGTCCATCAACTGCCTTCTCTTTGGCATCTGCTATGGTTTCTTCACCCATGTATGTACCACACAACTCTGAGAGGTTAGATCCAAATGCTGTTAGATCTAGTTATCCTTTCAGCATGGTAACTCGAGATGTCTTACCGAACAGTCCCCAGTGGGTTGAGGGTTCACAAAGGGAAGCTGTTAGGAGCATGCACTACAATTCTCCCCTTCTCAATGATGTTCAAGATTTATACAAGAAGCCGATTCGTGGCTCAACCCCTGATGTTCTATCTGCAGAGTTCCCGGCCTGTACGTCTGGTCGCCAGCTCCAAGGTTTTGCAGAGGAGTTCCCGCACCTCGATATAATTAACGACCTCCTTGatgatgaaaatattgttGGGATTTCTGCCAGAGACAACTCAATGTTCCAGTCTCTGGGAAATGGACCTACTCTGTTGA of the Cucumis sativus cultivar 9930 chromosome 3, Cucumber_9930_V3, whole genome shotgun sequence genome contains:
- the LOC101215413 gene encoding TNF receptor-associated factor homolog 1a isoform X3, with the protein product MAGVVSEDAVGVRSVESFANGHHSQSGEALAEWRSSEQVENGTPSTSPPYWDTDDDDDDAGPKPSDLYGKHTWKIEKFSQLNKRELRSDAFEVGGYKWYILIYPQGCDVCNHLSLFLCVANHDKLLPGWSHFAQFTIAVVNKDPKKSKYSDTLHRFWKKEHDWGWKKFMELSKVLDGFIDADTLIIKAQVQVIRERADRPFRCLDCQYRRELVRVYLTNVEQICRRFVEERRSKLGKLIEDKARWSSFRAFWLGIDQNARRRMSREKTDAILKVVVKHFFIEKEVTSTLVMDSLYSGLKALEGHTKSKKGKAKLLDTEEITAPIVHIEKDTFVLVDDVLLLLERAAVEPLPPKDEKGPQNRTKDGSSGEDFNKDSIERDERRLTELGRRTVEIFVLAHIFSSKVEVAYQEAIALKRQEELIREEEAAWQAESEQKARRLASEKDKKSKKKQAKQKRNNRKSKDKGREEKANLTALIREQVNPSNGKEEDTIVDEVQAVVEKSDLPEGVSDVSDSVEGASELLQPDSEDRDASPVNWDTDTSEVHPLMEACSSGISSLSSAQTPLSDKKSLSVMDDSSSTCSTDSVPSVVMNGPYKENSFHNYKKQKSPSGGKNQQKDAAYDRNSCANEMDNQSSELPADIEDQSDVCGSNKSKESDPVAINHFLRGKIKRVEQQGVKKEEKVVSLPKERSSKNQVDMERILRDASTAVPSSLQNHQDHMPPTVEQKSSNQSVAAVDSIPIKVSSSTSGHQMEKTVPVVTSSHVVSAVKAEAQKSTIPKPTEKASAQQAPMMSRPSSAPLIPGPRATAPVVNVVHTSPLLARSVSAAGRLGPDPAPATHSYAPQSYRNAIMGNHVAPSTAGYVHLSTSTSGASPSTAFSLASAMVSSPIPQWVEGSQREAVRSMHYNSPLLNDVQDLYKKPIRGSTPDVLSAEFPACTSGRQLQGFAEEFPHLDIINDLLDDENIVGISARDNSMFQSLGNGPTLLNRQFSLPGDMGGMAGDVGSSTSSCRFERTRSYHDGGFHRGYTSSISHYEPTMDFIPPSSQQQHLNGQIDGLVPNWRATSDLSLLGTRTLDFDGYQYLNAEYSNMAHGMNGYNVFRPSDGH
- the LOC101215413 gene encoding TNF receptor-associated factor homolog 1a isoform X1, with translation MAGVVSEDAVGVRSVESFANGHHSQSGEALAEWRSSEQVENGTPSTSPPYWDTDDDDDDAGPKPSDLYGKHTWKIEKFSQLNKRELRSDAFEVGGYKWYILIYPQGCDVCNHLSLFLCVANHDKLLPGWSHFAQFTIAVVNKDPKKSKYSDTLHRFWKKEHDWGWKKFMELSKVLDGFIDADTLIIKAQVQVIRERADRPFRCLDCQYRRELVRVYLTNVEQICRRFVEERRSKLGKLIEDKARWSSFRAFWLGIDQNARRRMSREKTDAILKVVVKHFFIEKEVTSTLVMDSLYSGLKALEGHTKSKKGKAKLLDTEEITAPIVHIEKDTFVLVDDVLLLLERAAVEPLPPKDEKGPQNRTKDGSSGEDFNKDSIERDERRLTELGRRTVEIFVLAHIFSSKVEVAYQEAIALKRQEELIREEEAAWQAESEQKARRLASEKDKKSKKKQAKQKRNNRKSKDKGREEKANLTALIREQVNPSNGKEEDTIVDEVQAVVEKSDLPEGVSDVSDSVEGASELLQPDSEDRDASPVNWDTDTSEVHPLMEACSSGISSLSSAQTPLSDKKSLSVMDDSSSTCSTDSVPSVVMNGPYKENSFHNYKKQKSPSGGKNQQKDAAYDRNSCANEMDNQSSELPADIEDQSDVCGSNKSKESDPVAINHFLRGKIKRVEQQGVKKEEKVVSLPKERSSKNQVDMERILRDASTAVPSSLQNHQDHMPPTVEQKSSNQSVAAVDSIPIKVSSSTSGHQMEKTVPVVTSSHVVSAVKAEAQKSTIPKPTEKASAQQAPMMSRPSSAPLIPGPRATAPVVNVVHTSPLLARSVSAAGRLGPDPAPATHSYAPQSYRNAIMGNHVAPSTAGYVHLSTSTSGASPSTAFSLASAMVSSPMYVPHNSERLDPNAVRSSYPFSMVTRDVLPNSPQWVEGSQREAVRSMHYNSPLLNDVQDLYKKPIRGSTPDVLSAEFPACTSGRQLQGFAEEFPHLDIINDLLDDENIVGISARDNSMFQSLGNGPTLLNRQFSLPGDMGGMAGDVGSSTSSCRFERTRSYHDGGFHRGYTSSISHYEPTMDFIPPSSQQQHLNGQIDGLVPNWRATSDLSLLGTRTLDFDGYQYLNAEYSNMAHGMNGYNVFRPSDGH
- the LOC101215413 gene encoding TNF receptor-associated factor homolog 1a isoform X2 gives rise to the protein MAGVVSEDAVGVRSVESFANGHHSQSGEALAEWRSSEQVENGTPSTSPPYWDTDDDDDDAGPKPSDLYGKHTWKIEKFSQLNKRELRSDAFEVGGYKWYILIYPQGCDVCNHLSLFLCVANHDKLLPGWSHFAQFTIAVVNKDPKKSKYSDTLHRFWKKEHDWGWKKFMELSKVLDGFIDADTLIIKAQVQVIRERADRPFRCLDCQYRRELVRVYLTNVEQICRRFVEERRSKLGKLIEDKARWSSFRAFWLGIDQNARRRMSREKTDAILKVVVKHFFIEKEVTSTLVMDSLYSGLKALEGHTKSKKGKAKLLDTEEITAPIVHIEKDTFVLVDDVLLLLERAAVEPLPPKDEKGPQNRTKDGSSGEDFNKDSIERDERRLTELGRRTVEIFVLAHIFSKVEVAYQEAIALKRQEELIREEEAAWQAESEQKARRLASEKDKKSKKKQAKQKRNNRKSKDKGREEKANLTALIREQVNPSNGKEEDTIVDEVQAVVEKSDLPEGVSDVSDSVEGASELLQPDSEDRDASPVNWDTDTSEVHPLMEACSSGISSLSSAQTPLSDKKSLSVMDDSSSTCSTDSVPSVVMNGPYKENSFHNYKKQKSPSGGKNQQKDAAYDRNSCANEMDNQSSELPADIEDQSDVCGSNKSKESDPVAINHFLRGKIKRVEQQGVKKEEKVVSLPKERSSKNQVDMERILRDASTAVPSSLQNHQDHMPPTVEQKSSNQSVAAVDSIPIKVSSSTSGHQMEKTVPVVTSSHVVSAVKAEAQKSTIPKPTEKASAQQAPMMSRPSSAPLIPGPRATAPVVNVVHTSPLLARSVSAAGRLGPDPAPATHSYAPQSYRNAIMGNHVAPSTAGYVHLSTSTSGASPSTAFSLASAMVSSPMYVPHNSERLDPNAVRSSYPFSMVTRDVLPNSPQWVEGSQREAVRSMHYNSPLLNDVQDLYKKPIRGSTPDVLSAEFPACTSGRQLQGFAEEFPHLDIINDLLDDENIVGISARDNSMFQSLGNGPTLLNRQFSLPGDMGGMAGDVGSSTSSCRFERTRSYHDGGFHRGYTSSISHYEPTMDFIPPSSQQQHLNGQIDGLVPNWRATSDLSLLGTRTLDFDGYQYLNAEYSNMAHGMNGYNVFRPSDGH